From a single Fusarium fujikuroi IMI 58289 draft genome, chromosome FFUJ_chr03 genomic region:
- a CDS encoding probable glucose repressible protein Grg1 produces MDSIKNTVNQATEKVQEGLSGTSKEANKEVAKDSNAGVGTRASAAKDAASDKLDETKHSAKSEGYSAQK; encoded by the exons ATGGACTCCATCAAGAACACTGTCAACCAAGCTACCGAGAAG GTCCAGGAGGGTCTCTCTGGCACCAGCAAGGAGGCTAACAAGGAGGTTGCCAAGGATTCGAACGCTGGCGTAGGCACTCG tGCTTCCGCGGCTAAAGATGCTGCGTCTGACAAGCTGGACGAGACAAAACACTCTGCCAAGTCCGAGGGTTACTCTGCTCAAAAGTGA
- a CDS encoding related to C-8,7 sterol isomerase/emopamil-binding protein — protein sequence MATEPSSSLPPDLFDQTTIISLLSTLAIVFVAYAASLRFLPSASSGTLRFLFIWHLADALCHFLLEGSFLYHCFFSHQPLVDDAKTDLFPTPPGFLGYSDRVYGAQSGGDNPFAQLWMVYARADKRWAGVDLGVVSLELLTVFFDGPLAVYVCYCLTKKDPKVSIWMIVLATCELYGGFMTFCPEWLIGSTNLDTSNFMYLWIYLFFFNTLWVWIPLWVIWYSVKDISNALNLRQGKKTL from the exons ATGGCCACAGAACCCTCATCGTCCCTACCACCCGACCTTTTCGACCAAACAACAATCATCTCCCTCCTCTCAACGCTCGCGATCGTCTTCGTCGCCTATGCTGCCTCTTTGCGATTCTTGCCCTCCGCCTCCTCGGGGACTCTCCGTTTTCTTTTCATATGGCATCTCGCCGATGCCCTGTGTCATTTCCTCCTCGAAGGCAGTTTTTTGTaccactgcttcttctcgcacCAACCCCTCGTCGATGATGCGAAAACGGACCTGTTCCCAACACCTCCTGGATTCCTAGGCTATAGCGATCGAGTATATGGTGCGCAGTCAGGTGGAGACAATCCGTTTGCCCAGCTATGGATGGTATATGCGAGGGCTGACAAGAGATGGGCTGGTGTCGACTTGGGGGTTGTGAGTCTGGAGTTGTTGACTGTTTTCTTTGATGGGCCTTTAGCTGTTTATGTGTGCTACTGCCTGACTAAGAAGGATCCTAAGGTCAGCATATGGATGATTGTCCTGGCTACTTGTGAGCTGTACGGAG GATTCATGACTTTCTGTCCTGAATGGCTCATCGGAAGTACTAATCTCGACACGAGTAACTTCATGTACCTTTGGATTTAcctatttttctttaacACTCTGTGGGTCTGGATTCCGCTCTGGGTTATTTGGTACTCAGTCAAGGACATATCAAATGCCTTAAATCTGCGCCAAGGTAAGAAGACTCTCTAG
- a CDS encoding related to UTR1 (associated with ferric reductase activity), giving the protein MGDHTEKHIHFEDGRNREYDGSSDEDCKAVEVVFDPGNPYRRKSSMVASEIKAPVMRHPSRRDECLVHQFLDSQRRAKDAASSASEPESEPSIGNNSPSYLSNNPNPSHATFHKALNGDHIEAVRDDSLNSIVDPKYQKKCRAVVEPGGMEHSGQADQQAWTQQMTKSMSDVDLSGYQDDVRSRLLTKQQLSDMAWGVRELSRRLSSMRLRFKVKSIFILTKIYDQDLIPKTRELVKWLLQHSHEVAYTVYVQDKLKTNKKFDVSGIIDEVSKGYLDRGDMNEQAVKETLNRRLRYWDENMCRTRPHTFDFVISLGGDGTVLYASWLFQRIVPPVLSFALGSLGFLTKFDFEDYQQTLLTAFTKGVTVSLRLRFEGTVMRSQPRKRAQLSQGPEEDEEQSRDLVEELIGEEREDEHTHRPDGTFEILNEVVVDRGPNPSENPRVNVTPAGDILMYIPAMSTTEIFGDDEHFTSVLADGICVSTPTGSTAYNLAAGGSLCHPENPVMLVTSICAHTLTFRPIILPDTIVLRVGVPYSARTASWASFDGRERVELKPGDYVTISASRFPFASVQAEGRRSEDWVNSISGKLGWNTRQKQKSYKEWEK; this is encoded by the exons ATGGGAGACCACACAGAGAAACACATTCATTTTGAAGATGGTCGCAATCGCGAATACGATGGGAGTTCTGACGAGGACTGCAAGGCAGTAGAG GTCGTCTTCGATCCCGGAAACCCATATCGTCGCAAAAGCTCAATGGTTGCCTCAGAGATCAAGGCGCCTGTGATGCGCCATCCTTCGCGACGTGATGAGTGCCTTGTCCACCAGTTTCTTGACAGTCAGCGACGCGCAAAAGATGCTGCCAGCTCAGCCAGCGAGCCAGAGTCGGAACCCTCAATAGGGAATAACTCTCCGTCATATTTAAGCAACAATCCAAATCCTAGCCATGCCACTTTTCACAAGGCTCTCAATGGCGATCACATCGAAGCTGTTCGCGACGACAGCCTCAACTCGATTGTAGATCCCAAATACCAGAAGAAGTGTCGCGCTGTTGTCGAGCCTGGTGGTATGGAACATTCAGGCCAAGCTGATCAGCAGGCCTGGACGCAGCAGATGACCAAAAGCATGTCCGACGTTGACCTTTCAGGTTATCAGGACGACGTGCGAAGTCGCCTCCTAACCAAGCAGCAGCTTAGCGATATGGCATGGGGTGTGCGTGAACTAAGTCGCCGATTGAGTAGCATGCGTCTTCggttcaaggtcaagagcatcTTTATCCTCACAAAGATATACGACCAAGACTTGATCCCAAAGACACGAGAATTGGTCAAGTGGCTCCTTCAACATAGTCACGAGGTCGCCTACACTGTCTATGTTCAAGACAAGCTCAAAACAAACAAGAAGTTTGATGTCAGTGGAATCATTGACGAGGTGAGCAAGGGGTATCTTGATAGAGGCGACATGAACGAGCAGGCTGTCAAAGAAACGCTGAACAGGCGACTCCGATATTGGGACGAGAACATGTGCAGAACACGACCTCATACCTTTGACTTTGTTATCTCACTTGGTGGCGACGGTACAGTGTTATATGCCAGCTGGCTCTTCCAGCGCATCGTACCACCTGTATTGAGTTTTGCACTAGGAAGCCTGGGTTTCTTGACCAAGTTTGACTTCGAGGACTACCAGCAGACACTCTTAACGGCCTTCACCAAGGGCGTTACAGTTAGCCTGAGGCTTCGTTTCGAAGGCACTGTCATGAGAAGCCAGCCGCGCAAGAGAGCCCAGCTTAGTCAGGGGCccgaggaggacgaggagcaGTCCCGAGACTTGGTGGAGGAGCTTATAGGTGAGGAGAGGGAAGATGAGCACACGCATCGGCCGGATGGGACGTTCGAGATTCTGAATGAGGTGGTAGTGGACAGAGGACCAAACCCGAGTGAGAATCCCAGAGTAAACGTTACCCCTGCAGGAGATATTCTAATGTATATTCCAGCAATGTCAACTACCGAAATTTTTGGTGACGATGAGCACTTCACCTCAGTCTTGGCGGACGGTATTTGCGTATCGACACCCACAGGCTCAACGGCATATAATCTCGCCGCCGGGGGCTCCTTGTGCCACCCCGAGAACCCCGTGATGCTGGTAACATCTATATGCGCGCATACCCTGACTTTCAGGCCTATCATCCTTCCTGACACGATTGTGCTACGGGTCGGTGTTCCATATAGCGCTAGAACGGCTTCATGGGCGAGCTTCGATGGCCGAGAACGTGTCGAGCTTAAGCCAGGAGATTACGTGACCATCAGCGCCAGTAGATTTCCATTTGCCTCGGTGCAAGCCGAGGGACGGAGGAGTGAAGACTGGGTGAACAGTATCAGTGGAAAGTTGGGATGGAATACTAGACAAAAGCAGAAGAGTTACAAGGAGTGGGAGAAATGA